A region from the Rhinoderma darwinii isolate aRhiDar2 chromosome 2, aRhiDar2.hap1, whole genome shotgun sequence genome encodes:
- the ZBTB39 gene encoding zinc finger and BTB domain-containing protein 39, with protein MGMRIKLNSSDHPSNLLRELNKSRLSGTLCDVNIVVGNRSYAAHKAVLGSGATYFQKLFSSTELDIARTYVVDFITPANFEKVLNFIYTSELFTDLINVGVIYEVAEKLGMEDLINACHATFPDLEGSSGQKYQCSVSSSEGRSSTSVEPNPAESRGNGLDNHIPPEDKNFSTPGDGICSFKGEDQEPNMTQAAHFPLPAKTEEQSTSERFQSSHCSVNTGFVPTSTCPSFKTQHNGDFNKTGYFPGDSSVSGNSKESTGGFEAMGDLHLDELEEEELQFDEAGDEDSGPSGEIIELSDGSEDELLLFGQGESRSGKAMPCQVCKKVLEPNLQHIRQHAREHIELRNGSCKVCQARFHDRGAMITHVLSHIGIFLFSCDMCEDKFFSQWQLTLHRGQEGVTSDHNIIVHPGQPLPGEVNTFVGAMGTELPCGACHRTMLRDFHSVRSHALEHLNSKNLSCGLCDQRHLTLCGLMWHVLSHMSASVFSCSVCASSFLDRHLLEKHMAVHQSLDEALFRCHLCSQGFKSEVAYRQHLNQHRCGSIPADRTGFSEFSQLQAPVSKRKVPEDFSIDDHAMAGQPVHSKYTCKVCGKCFSHTSEFNYHRRIHTGEKPYQCKVCHKFFRGRSTIKCHLKTHAGALMYRCTVCGHYSSTLNLMGEHIAVHRGNLPSDFTIDQTFMYTIHSKETDKSAES; from the coding sequence ATGGGTATGCGGATCAAACTGAACAGCAGCGACCACCCCAGCAACCTGCTACGTGAGCTGAATAAATCCCGATTGTCAGGGACTCTTTGTGATGTTAATATTGTTGTTGGAAACCGCTCTTATGCTGCTCATAAAGCTGTGCTCGGTTCTGGAGCAACTTATTTTCAAAAATTGTTCTCAAGTACTGAATTAGATATTGCTCGAACCTATGTGGTGGACTTCatcacaccggccaattttgagaAAGTGCTTAACTTCATCTACACTTCTGAGCTGTTTACTGACCTTATTAATGTGGGGGTGATCTATGAAGTCGCTGAGAAGCTTGGCATGGAGGACTTAATAAATGCCTGTCATGCAACATTTCCTGACCTGGAGGGTTCTTCGGGTCAGAAATATCAGTGCTCTGTTTCCTCTAGTGAGGGACGTTCCAGCACATCAGTTGAACCCAATCCAGCAGAATCTAGGGGTAATGGATTAGATAACCACATCCCTCCTGAAGACAAAAATTTTAGCACGCCAGGAGATGGAATTTGTTCGTTCAAAGGAGAAGACCAAGAGCCTAATATGACTCAAGCAGCACACTTTCCACTACCTGCAAAGACTGAAGAACAAAGCACCTCGGAGAGGTTCCAGTCTTCTCATTGCTCAGTGAACACTGGATTTGTTCCAACAAGTACTTGCCCTTCTTTTAAAACTCAGCACAATGGTGATTTTAACAAAACGGGTTATTTTCCTGGGGACTCCTCTGTCAGTGGAAATTCTAAGGAATCTACTGGAGGGTTTGAAGCGATGGGTGACCTCCACCTTGATGAATTAGAAGAGGAAGAGTTGCAGTTTGATGAAGCAGGAGATGAAGACTCCGGGCCATCTGGGGAAATTATTGAGTTAAGTGATGGTAGTGAAGATGAGCTGTTACTGTTTGGCCAGGGTGAAAGTCGAAGTGGCAAAGCCATGCCATGCCAAGTGTGCAAGAAAGTGCTGGAACCGAACCTGCAGCATATCCGACAACATGCCCGGGAACATATAGAGCTACGCAATGGTAGTTGCAAAGTCTGTCAGGCCCGTTTCCATGACCGGGGTGCTATGATCACTCATGTTTTATCACACATTGGCATTTTTCTTTTCTCTTGTGATATGTGTGAAGACAAATTCTTCAGCCAGTGGCAACTCACCCTTCACAGAGGACAAGAAGGAGTTACATCAGATCATAATATCATAGTCCATCCAGGTCAACCTCTTCCAGGGGAGGTGAATACATTTGTAGGAGCAATGGGTACTGAACTGCCATGTGGCGCATGTCATAGGACCATGTTACGTGATTTTCATTCTGTGCGTTCTCATGCTTTGGAGCACCTTAACAGCAAGAACTTGTCCTGTGGATTGTGTGATCAACGACACTTAACACTTTGTGGTCTTATGTGGCATGTCTTATCTCACATGTCTGCATCTGTTTTCTCTTGTTCTGTGTGTGCCAGTAGCTTCCTTGACCGCCACCTATTGGAGAAGCATATGGCAGTCCACCAGAGTTTGGATGAAGCGTTATTTCGCTGTCATCTTTGCTCCCAAGGTTTCAAGTCTGAAGTAGCTTACCGACAGCACCTGAACCAGCATCGTTGTGGTAGTATTCCAGCAGATCGGACTGGATTTTCAGAGTTTTCCCAACTGCAAGCTCCAGTGTCAAAAAGAAAAGTTCCAGAGGATTTTTCAATAGACGATCATGCAATGGCTGGACAACCAGTCCATAGCAAGTATACATGTAAGGTTTGTGGTAAGTGCTTTTCTCATACCAGTGAATTTAATTACCACCGGCGCATTCATACCGGGGAAAAGCCGTATCAGTGCAAAGTGTGTCACAAGTTCTTCCGAGGCCGTTCTACCATCAAGTGCCACTTGAAGACACATGCGGGGGCTCTTATGTACAGGTGTACTGTATGTGGACACTACAGCTCCACCTTGAACCTCATGGGTGAGCACATTGCAGTGCACCGCGGCAACCTGCCGTCGGACTTTACCATTGACCAAACGTTTATGTATACTATCCACTCCAAAGAAACAGACAAGAGTGCTGAAAGCTGA